The Afipia massiliensis genome has a segment encoding these proteins:
- a CDS encoding TRAP transporter substrate-binding protein, with the protein MKRREFIKVAGIGAAGAVIASPAIAQSSPEIKWRMTSSFPKSLDTIYGAAEVFSKAVAEATDNKFQIQVFAAGEIVPGLQALDAASNGTVEMAHTASYYYIGKDPTFAIGTAVPFGLNSRMQTAWLQVGGGGELFNEFLKPHNVVALLAGNTGCQMGGWFRKELKEPSDLSGLKMRIGGFAGRVLTKLGVVPQQVAGGDIYPSLEKGTIDAAEWVGPYDDEKLGFQKVAKYYYYPGWWEGGPALHNLINLPKWESLPAGYKSILKSASSLANETMQARYDAYNPPALKRLVASGTQLRPFTASIMDASLKAANEVYAETSATNANFKKLYEAMAAFRNDQYTWWQVAEYGFDSFQIRSRTRT; encoded by the coding sequence ATGAAACGTCGTGAATTTATCAAAGTCGCGGGTATCGGCGCAGCCGGTGCCGTGATCGCTTCACCTGCCATCGCCCAGTCGTCGCCTGAAATCAAATGGCGCATGACGTCCAGCTTCCCGAAGTCTCTCGACACCATTTACGGCGCGGCCGAGGTGTTTTCGAAAGCTGTCGCAGAAGCCACCGACAACAAGTTCCAGATTCAGGTCTTCGCCGCAGGCGAAATCGTCCCCGGCCTGCAGGCTCTCGACGCTGCGTCGAACGGCACCGTGGAAATGGCTCATACGGCCAGCTACTACTACATTGGCAAGGACCCGACTTTTGCGATCGGGACCGCCGTGCCGTTCGGCCTGAACAGTCGCATGCAGACCGCCTGGTTGCAGGTCGGTGGCGGCGGCGAACTTTTCAACGAGTTTCTGAAGCCGCATAATGTTGTTGCGCTTCTGGCCGGAAATACTGGCTGCCAGATGGGTGGCTGGTTCCGAAAGGAACTTAAGGAGCCGTCAGATCTCAGCGGTCTGAAAATGCGGATCGGCGGCTTCGCCGGCAGGGTTCTGACCAAGCTCGGCGTCGTGCCGCAGCAGGTCGCAGGCGGCGATATCTATCCGTCGCTGGAAAAGGGCACCATCGATGCGGCCGAGTGGGTCGGTCCGTATGATGACGAAAAGCTCGGGTTTCAGAAGGTTGCGAAGTACTATTATTATCCGGGCTGGTGGGAAGGTGGACCTGCGCTGCACAATCTCATCAATCTTCCAAAGTGGGAATCGTTGCCGGCAGGGTACAAGTCGATCCTCAAGTCGGCGTCGTCACTCGCGAACGAAACCATGCAGGCACGCTACGACGCCTACAATCCGCCGGCCCTGAAGCGGCTGGTGGCGAGCGGAACGCAATTGCGTCCGTTCACGGCGTCGATCATGGATGCGTCGCTGAAGGCTGCGAACGAGGTGTATGCCGAGACCTCGGCGACCAACGCCAACTTCAAGAAGCTTTATGAGGCAATGGCCGCGTTCCGTAACGACCAGTACACGTGGTGGCAGGTCGCGGAGTATGGCTTCGACAGCTTCCAGATCCGGTCCCGC